Proteins encoded by one window of Dendropsophus ebraccatus isolate aDenEbr1 chromosome 4, aDenEbr1.pat, whole genome shotgun sequence:
- the LOC138789161 gene encoding uncharacterized protein, with protein sequence MASHREQPPKNSPTASQRTALHPPQRTALHPPPKNSPTASQRTALQPLQRTALQPPKDQSYSPPKNSPTYPPKEQPYSLPKNSPTAPPKNSPTASQRSVLQPPKEQPYIPPQRTALQPPKGQSYTPPKEQPYSPPKNSPTPPQRTALQPPKEQPYIPPKEQPYTPPKEQPYTPPQRTALQPPPKNSPTASQRTALQPPQRTALPPPQRTALPPPKEQPYSPPKNSPTALQRKALQPPPKNSPPKNSLTAPPKKSPTAQRTALQPPQRKALQPIKEQSYSPPKKSPTALQRKALQPPKKQPYSPPRNSPTAPQETALQPSKEQPYSPPKNSPTAPQRTALQPPKEQPSKEHPYSPPKNSPPKNSRTALPKNSPTASQRTALQPPQRTALQPPQRTALQPPKDQSYSPPKNSPTSPQRTALQPSKGQSYTPPKEQPYSPPKNSPTALQRTALQPPQRTALQPPKEQPYCPPKNSPTASQRTPLQPPQRTAPQRTVLQPPKEQPSQRTALQPPKEQPYSPPKEQPYSLPKDSPTPPPKNSPTAPQRTALQPPKEQPYSPPKEQPYSLPKNSPTAPQRTVLQPSKEKPYSPPKEQPPKEQPYSPPKEKPYSPSKNSPTAPPPKNSPPKNSLTAPPKKSPTAHQRTVLQPSKEKPYSPPKNSLTAPPKEKPYSPSKNSPTAPQETALQPPKEQPPKEQPYSPHKEQPYSPTAPQRTALQPPKEQPYSPPKNSPTAPQRTALQPSKEQPYSPPKNSPTAPQRTVLQPPKEQPSQSTALQPPKEQPYSPPKEQPYSLPKISPTAPQRTALHPPQRTALQPPKEQPYSLPKNSPTASQRTALQPPQRTALQPPQRTALQPPKEQPYSPPKNSPTALQRKALQPPPKNSPPKNSLTAPPKKSPTAHQRTALQPPQRTALQPPPKEQPPKEQPYSPPKEKPYSPSKNSPTALQRKALQPPKEQPSQRTALQPPKEQSYSPPKNSPTAPPKEKPYSPPKNSPTAPQRTALRPPKNSPTALQRTALQPPKEQPYSPPKNSPTALLRTALQRTPLQPPKEQPSQRTALQPPKEQSYSPPKNSPTAPPKEQPYSLPKNSPTVSASSSLVLSS encoded by the exons ATGGCGTCTCATCGCG AACAGCCCCCAAAGAACAGCCCTACAGCCTCCCAAAGAACAGCCCTACATCCCCCCCAAAGAACAGCCCTACATCCCCCCCCAAAGAACAGCCCTACAGCCTCCCAAAGAACAGCCCTACAGCCCCTCCAAAGAACAGCCCTACAGCCTCCCAAAGATCAGTCCTACAGCCCCCCAAAGAACAGCCCTACATACCCCCCCAAAGAACAGCCCTACAGCCTCCCAAAGAACAGCCCTACAGCCCCTCCAAAGAACAGCCCTACAGCCTCCCAAAGATCAGTCCTACAGCCCCCCAAAGAACAGCCCTACATACCCCCCCAAAGAACAGCCCTACAGCCTCCCAAAGGACAGTCCTACACCCCCCCCAAAGAACAGCCCTACAGCCCTCCAAAGAACAGCCCTACACCCCCCCAAAGAACAGCCCTACAGCCTCCCAAAGAACAGCCCTACATCCCCCCCAAAGAACAGCCCTACACCCCCCCCAAAGAACAgccctacacccccccccaaagaacagccctacagccccccccaaagaacagccctacagcctcccaaagaacagccctacagcccccccaaagaacAGCCCTACCGCCTCCCCAAAGAACAGCCCTACCGCCTCCCAAAGAACAGCCCTACAGCCCCCCAAAGAACAGTCCTACAGCCCTCCAAAGAAAagccctacagccccccccaaagaacagccccccaaagaacagccttacagcccccccaaagaaaagccCTACAGCCCAAAGAACAGCCttacagcccccccaaagaaaagccCTACAGCCCATCAAAGAACAGTCCTACAGCCCTCCAAAGAAAAGCCCTACAGCCCTCCAAAGAAAAGCCCTACAGCCCCCCAAGAAACAGCCCTACAGCCCCCCAAGAAACAGCCCTACAGCCCCCCAAGAAACAGCCCTACAGCCCTCCAAAGAACAGCCCTACAGCCCTCCAAAGAACAGCCCTACAGCCCCCCAAAGAACAGCCCTACAGCCCCCCAAAGAACAGCCCTCCAAAGAACACCCCTACAGCCCCCCAAAGAACAGCCCCCCAAAGAACAGTCGAACAGCCCTCCCAAAGAACAGCCCTACAGCCTCCCAAAGAACAgccctacagcccccccaaagaacagccctacagcccccccaaagaacAGCCCTACAGCCTCCCAAAGATCAGTCCTACAGCCCCCCAAAGAACAGCCCTACATCCCCCCAAAGAACAGCCCTACAGCCTTCCAAAGGACAGTCCTACACCCCCCCCAAAGAACAGCCCTACAGCCCCCCAAAGAACAGCCCTACAGCCCTCCAAAGAACAgccctacagcccccccaaagaacAGCCCTACAGCCTCCCAAAGAACAGCCCTACTGCCCTCCAAAGAACAGCCCTACAGCCTCCCAAAGAACAcccctacagcccccccaaagaacAGCCCCCCAAAGAACAGTCCTACAGCCCCCCAAAGAACAGCCCTCCCAAAGAACAGCCCTACAGCCTCCCAAAGAACAgccctacagcccccccaaagaacAGCCCTACAGCCTTCCAAAGGACAGTCCTACACCCCCCCCAAAGAACAGCCCTACAGCCCCCCAAAGAACAGCCCTACAGCCTCCCAAAGAACAgccctacagcccccccaaagaacAGCCCTACAGCCTCCCAAAGAACAGCCCTACAGCCCCCCAAAGAACAGTCCTACAGCCCTCCAAAGAAAAgccctacagcccccccaaagaacagccccccaaagaacagccttacagcccccccaaagaaaagccCTACAGCCCATCAAAGAAcagccctacagccccccccccaaagaacagccccccaaagaacagccttacagcccccccaaagaaaagccCTACAGCCCATCAAAGAACAGTCCTACAGCCCTCCAAAGAAAAGCCCTACAGCCCCCCAAAGAACAGccttacagccccccccaaagaaaagccCTACAGCCCATCAAAGAACAGCCCTACAGCCCCCCAAGAAACAGCCCTACAGCCCCCCAAGGAACAGCCCCCCAAGGAACAGCCCTACAGCCCCCACAAAGAACAGCCCTACAGCCCTACAGCCCCCCAAAGAACAGCCCTACAGCCCCCCAAAGAACAGCCCTACAGCCCCCCAAAGAACAGCCCTACAGCCCCCCAAAGAACAGCCCTACAGCCCTCCAAAGAACAGCCCTACAGCCCCCCAAAGAACAGCCCTACAGCCCCCCAAAGAACAGTCCTACAGCCCCCCAAAGAACAGCCCTCCCAAAGCACAGCCCTACAGCCTCCCAAAGAACAgccctacagcccccccaaagaacAGCCCTACAGCCTCCCAAAGATCAGTCCTACAGCCCCCCAAAGAACAGCCCTACATCCCCCCCAAAGAACAGCCCTACAGCCCCCCAAAGAACAGCCCTACAGCCTCCCAAAGAACAGCCCTACAGCCTCCCAAAGAACAgccctacagcccccccaaagaacagccctacagcccccccaaagaacAGCCCTACAGCCTCCCAAAGAACAGCCCTACAGCCCCCCAAAGAACAGTCCTACAGCCCTCCAAAGAAAagccctacagccccccccaaagaacagccccccaaagaacagccttacagcccccccaaagaaaagccCTACAGCCCATCAAAGAACAgccctacagcccccccaaagaacagccctacagcccccccccaaagaacagccccccaaagaacagccttacagcccccccaaagaaaagccCTACAGCCCATCAAAGAACAGTCCTACAGCCCTCCAAAGAAAAGCCCTACAGCCCCCCAAAGAACAGCCCTCCCAAAGAACAGCCCTACAGCCTCCCAAAGAACAGTCCTACAGCCCCCCAAAGAAcagccctacagccccccccaaagaaaagccCTACAGCCCCCCAAAGAACAGCCCTACAGCCCCCCAAAGAACAGCCCTACGGCCCCCAAAGAACAGCCCTACAGCCCTCCAAAGAACAGCCCTACAGCCCCCCAAAGAACAGCCCTACAGCCCCCCAAAGAACAGCCCTACAGCCCTCCTAAGAACAGCCCTCCAAAGAACACCCCTACAGCCCCCCAAAGAACAGCCCTCCCAAAGAACAGCCCTACAGCCTCCCAAAGAACAGTCCTACAGCCCCCCAAAGAAcagccctacagccccccccaaagaaCAGCCCTACAGCCTCCCAAAGAACAGCCCTACAGTCTCGGCCTCTAGCTCCCTGGTTTTATCTTCATAG